A window of Thermus filiformis genomic DNA:
TGGGGGCCTGCGGCACGCAAGGCTCCGGCGGAGGTGAGGCCGGGAAGGCTAAGGTCACGGTCTCCGTGGCCTTCCCTCAGGATCTAAAGCCGACCCAACCCCCCTCGCGCTTCCCCTTCCCGGGCGGCTCCGTGTCCCCACAGGGCGTGCCGGGTGTGTACAACCTCTCGGCGGACCTCCTGGTCTACGAGGGGTCCACCCTCCTGGAGCGCAGGGTCCTCACGCCGGCTAACCCTTCCGCCACCCTCTCCCTCTCCCCCGGCAGGACCTACGACTTTGAGCTCAGCGTGAAGGCCGACCCCGGGGACAACCAGCCCAAGGAAGTGGCGTGGGTGAGGGAGAGCCGAAACATTACCGGCGACACCACCATTCCCCTGAGGCCCAGGGCCATCGCCACCGGGGTGATGCTCGTGACGTACACCCCTCTTAGGGAAGGCAAAGCCACAGAGGTGGAGCTCTGGATCGATACCCCCATCGGGCCCTTACCCTCCAAATCCTTCCCCCTGGATGACCTGGGCGACCCCGCGTACGCTGTGGTGAGCGGTAGCGCCACCGTGGAGGCCGGAAGCAAGCTGGGCGCCAGAGTCGCCGCCGCCCCAGGGAGCGCCGGAACCCAGGTCGCCCTCAGGGTCTCCCTCCAAGCCATGGGGAGCGACCACACCCTGCAGACCTTGACAGACGAGCTCACCCTGAGCGTCCTTAACCGGCTCCCCTCGGACGACGGCCAGACCTTCGGGGGAAGCGTGGCCAACCTGGGGCCCGGCGTGCTCCCAGCGCCCCTGGAAATCCACGCCCTCAGTGACTCCCTAGGGCCTTGGGGGACCCTGCAGCCGGACGCCAGCTTCACCATCGGCCTGAAACCGGGCGCCGACCTGGAGGACCACCTGGCCCCTCTGGTCTTTGAGCCCCTGAGCTGCACCTGGACCGACACACCGGAAGATACGAACTTTGTACCCGTAGACTTCGAGGCGGGCACCTACGACCTCCTCTTGGTCAACGACCCCAGCCTTGCCTACCAGCCCGGGTACAAGATGGGTGCGCTGGTCTACATGGACCGGCCCCTGAGCGCCCGGGGGAACTGCACCGACCCGTATTACGGCATCACGTACGCCTTTGACTTCAACCTGCAGGCGGGGTGGAACATCTGGGTCATTGAGTTCACCTCCTCCAACTCCCTCTCCTACAGCGGCACCCCCTTCAGCGGGAGCACCCCCTCTGGCCTGAACTGGTACCTCTCGCCCGAGCCCACCCCTCCTGGCTTCACGATCTCCCTGAACCCCACCTCTCTCACGGTGCAGCAGGGGCAGTCCGGGACGACCACCTTGACCATCACCCCGCAGAACGGGTTCACGGGGGAGGTGACCCTGGCCCTGGAGAGGCAGGACGGCACCCCGGCTCCGAGCGGGATCACCCTGAGCCCCACTTCGGTCACGGTGAGCGGGTCCAGCCCGGTGACCCAGGTCCTGACCCTGAGCGTGGGCGCAGGCGTGACCACGGGGACCTACAACCTGCGGGTGAAGGCCACCTCGGGAAGCCTGGTCAGCACCGCAAACCTCACCCTTTACGTCACGAGCGGCGGGGGCGGCTCGGGGGCCAACGTGGGCGTCTCGGCGGACTTCTCCCCTCCTTGGGGCTGGATTAGCTATCCTGGGTGGGGCGAAAGCCTCCCGGCGGGAACGCCGGTGAACATCCGGGGTTGGGCCCGGGACAACCAAGCCCTGGCCTCGGTGGAGGTGTACGTGAACTTCCAGCCCCTGGCGGGGGTAGTGATAACCCAGTATGCTCCCGGGGACTGGGGCTGGAGCGTCCCCTGGACCCCATCCACCCCGGGCCGCAACCGCATAGACCTGGTGGTCAAGGACCAGGGGGGGAACAGCTACGCATACTCCATCTGGGTCAACGTCCAGCAGTAAAGACCCCCTGAAGGCGGGGCCGGGTAACCCCCGGCCCCGGGGTTTTTAAGGCTCGAGGCGGGCCAGGGCGTCCTGGTCAAAGCCCGCCTCCACCAGGTCCTCCCAGTACAGCCACCCCTCCCGGAAGGGGGGGAAGTGGAAGGGGTCCTCCAGGACCTTGAGGTGGAAGGCCAGCTCGCTGGGCTCGGTCACCCCCTTTTGGAAGGCCATCAGGGCGGAGTGGTAGGCCCCGAGGCCGCTTTGGGCTTGGCTGCCCACCATGGCCCGCTTGCCCTTATCCCGGGCCAGGGCCAGCATCTCCAGGGTCCAGGTGAAGCCGGTCCGGGCGGGCTTGAGGTTCAGGACATGGAAGGTGTCCAGCTCGAGCTCCCGCCTGAGGTCGTCCGGCGTGAAGACGGAGTCGTCCGCGATGAGGGGAAGGACCCCCTCCGCCTTAAGCCGCGCCCGGGCGGTGACCTGGTGGACGGGAAGGGGCTCCTCCACGTACAAAAGCCCCGCCTCCTTCCAGGCCCTGAGGTAGGCGATGGCCTCCTCCGGGGAAAGGGTCTGGTTGGCGTCCGCGTAGAGGTCCGCGTCGGGAAAGGCCTCCTTTAGCCTCTGGATGCGGACCAGATCCTCCTTCAGGTCCCGGCCCACCTTGACCTTGAAGACCCGCACCCCCCGCTCGTAGGCGAAGCGGGCGTCCTCCAGGGCCTCCTCCTCGCTGGCGATCCCCAAGATGTAGGCCACCCGCACCCGGTGCCGGGCCGGGGGGAAGACCTGGGGCAGGGTCTGGCGCTGGCTCCTGGCCCAGGCCTCCCAAAGGGCGATGTCAATCGCCCCCTTGAGGGCGAAGTTGTAGGGCAGGCCTTCCAAAACCTTCCGCACCGCCTCGGTGTCCTCCACGTCCAGGCCGAGGAGCCGGGGGCGCAGGTAGTCCAAGGCGGCCAGGACCCCGCCCGGGGTCTCCCCGTAGATGGTAGGCCGGACGG
This region includes:
- a CDS encoding COG1470 family protein — translated: MPGVYNLSADLLVYEGSTLLERRVLTPANPSATLSLSPGRTYDFELSVKADPGDNQPKEVAWVRESRNITGDTTIPLRPRAIATGVMLVTYTPLREGKATEVELWIDTPIGPLPSKSFPLDDLGDPAYAVVSGSATVEAGSKLGARVAAAPGSAGTQVALRVSLQAMGSDHTLQTLTDELTLSVLNRLPSDDGQTFGGSVANLGPGVLPAPLEIHALSDSLGPWGTLQPDASFTIGLKPGADLEDHLAPLVFEPLSCTWTDTPEDTNFVPVDFEAGTYDLLLVNDPSLAYQPGYKMGALVYMDRPLSARGNCTDPYYGITYAFDFNLQAGWNIWVIEFTSSNSLSYSGTPFSGSTPSGLNWYLSPEPTPPGFTISLNPTSLTVQQGQSGTTTLTITPQNGFTGEVTLALERQDGTPAPSGITLSPTSVTVSGSSPVTQVLTLSVGAGVTTGTYNLRVKATSGSLVSTANLTLYVTSGGGGSGANVGVSADFSPPWGWISYPGWGESLPAGTPVNIRGWARDNQALASVEVYVNFQPLAGVVITQYAPGDWGWSVPWTPSTPGRNRIDLVVKDQGGNSYAYSIWVNVQQ
- a CDS encoding enolase C-terminal domain-like protein, with the protein product MATLKDLRARPYRLPLRAPLRWGRASELAELDHFLLTAELSDGSLGHAEVAVRPTIYGETPGGVLAALDYLRPRLLGLDVEDTEAVRKVLEGLPYNFALKGAIDIALWEAWARSQRQTLPQVFPPARHRVRVAYILGIASEEEALEDARFAYERGVRVFKVKVGRDLKEDLVRIQRLKEAFPDADLYADANQTLSPEEAIAYLRAWKEAGLLYVEEPLPVHQVTARARLKAEGVLPLIADDSVFTPDDLRRELELDTFHVLNLKPARTGFTWTLEMLALARDKGKRAMVGSQAQSGLGAYHSALMAFQKGVTEPSELAFHLKVLEDPFHFPPFREGWLYWEDLVEAGFDQDALARLEP